From Xenopus laevis strain J_2021 chromosome 7L, Xenopus_laevis_v10.1, whole genome shotgun sequence, one genomic window encodes:
- the tlcd5.L gene encoding TLC domain-containing protein 5 yields the protein MSLHPFLLVACSLTAWITLYLFICQLNKNKTYEWNCRLVTLIHGALIISLSAYVGFIDGPWPFTHPGSPNTLLQVHVLCLTLGYFFFDLCWCVYFQTEKALMLTHHILSILGIIMALILGESATEVNAVLFGSEITNPLLQVRWFLRETARYDTFLGDTVDFLFVALFTTVRIGVGAWLLYCELTSPKPYWFVKMGGIAMYAISWCFMISIWRFAWRRSLKKYKMWKDNNGTSGQIHYNGHPKSL from the exons ATGAGCCTTCACCCATTTTTGTTGGTGGCATGCAGTCTCACTGCCTGGATCACACTCTACCTCTTCATCTGCCAGCTTAATAAGAATAAAACCTATGAGTGGAACTGCCGATTAGTTACCTTGATTCATGGTGCTCTGATTATTTCTCTATCAGCGTATGTGGGATTCATTGACGGTCCATGGCCATTCACACATCCAG GCTCTCCAAATACCCTGCTTCAAGTGCACGTGCTATGTCTGACACTGGGATACTTCTTCTTTGACTTGTGTTGGTGTGTGTATTTTCAAACAGAAAAAGCCTTGATGTTGACCCATCACATTCTTAGCATCCTTGGCATAATTATGGCACTAATCCTTGGTGAATCGGCTACTGAAGTTAATGCTGTCTTGTTTGGCAGTGAAATAACAAATCCCCTGCTGCAAGTGCGATGGTTTCTGCGGGAAACAGCTCGCTACGACACCTTCCTTGGGGACACTGTGGATTTCTTGTTTGTGGCTCTTTTTACCACTGTGCGCATAGGTGTGGGAGCCTGGCTTTTATACTGTGAACTTACCTCCCCAAAACCATACTGGTTTGTTAAAATGGGAGGTATTGCTATGTATGCTATATCTTGGTGCTTCATGATAAGTATCTGGCGCTTTGCTTGGAGACGAAGCCTCAAGAAATACAAAATGTGGAAAGATAACAATGGTACAAGCGGTCAGATACATTACAATGGGCATCCTAAATCTCTATGA